One part of the Aspergillus luchuensis IFO 4308 DNA, chromosome 5, nearly complete sequence genome encodes these proteins:
- the MPC1 gene encoding pyruvate transporter MPC1 (COG:A;~EggNog:ENOG410PP7Y;~InterPro:IPR005336;~PFAM:PF03650;~go_component: GO:0005743 - mitochondrial inner membrane [Evidence IEA];~go_process: GO:0006850 - mitochondrial pyruvate transmembrane transport [Evidence IEA]), giving the protein MAAAIKAINAKIRSNKALDYFCSTHFWGPASNFGIPIAAVMDTQKDPEIISGQMTGALVVYSGTFMRYALAVSPKNYLLFACHAVNFSAQLTQGYRYLNYWNWGGREAQLAEAAKQGKDATEAGA; this is encoded by the exons ATGGCCGCTGCAATTAAGGCAATCAATGCGAAGATCCGGTCTAACAAGGCCCTGGATTACTTCTGCTCTACCC ACTTTTGGGGCCCTGCCTCCAACTTCGGTATCCCCATTGCAGCGGTGATGGATACCCAGAAGGACCCTGAAAT TATCTCCGGCCAAATGACCGGTGCTCTCGTTGTCTACTCGGGAACTTTCATGCGCTACGCCCTTGCCGTCTCCCCCAAGAACTACCTCCTGTTCGCCTGCCACGCCGTCAACTTCTCCGCCCAGCTGACTCAAGGATACCGCTACCTGAACTACTGGAA CTGGGGAGGCCGTGAAGCTCAGCTCGCCGAGGCCGCCAAGCAGGGCAAGGATGCCACCGAGGCTGGCGCTTAA
- the AVT3 gene encoding putative amino acid transporter (COG:E;~EggNog:ENOG410PFBU;~InterPro:IPR013057;~PFAM:PF01490;~TransMembrane:11 (i355-376o382-403i428-446o466-484i491-512o532-554i566-590o610-635i656-673o679-700i712-733o)): MSSSRMSDNGEGSSSQRNRSASPISTSAMRSGSPAGDISSSYRHASIARLASPIPSPSNSYSSRQVPLPIQPTAATNQDLRKVDNPSSLPGPGQSMIASALQDYLGRSPSPRAGTPPRRTASPGLLNQPVRSNYGSFDNKAGREGSIYSAGPYEDPEVVKRHLVQPQNVVENRDIHSSGGAQSNAEDEFSSLQLQGGDITRQVYRWAEDAEAGSSLRKPHRSRSFSHARPAPEDETTNINSIRVPGGFRRDYLRRAVGPNLPGDLDGSGAQASAAQPQLPTSSFLEFLTLYGHFAGEELEEDDEVLGPDEYFSSDTYDEAEGREPGEDSALLRPDTAGRRKRKPRGGTGTNTRTGAALLLLKSFVGTGVLFLPRAFLNGGMLFSSMVLLGVSLLSFYCFILLVNTRLKIDGSFGDIGGALYGKHMRRIILGSIVLSQLGFVSAYIVFTAENLQAFVLAVSKCKSFIDIKFMVLLQLVIFLPLSLIRDISKLGFTALIADLFIMMGLVYLFYYDFLTISNQGGVSDIISFNPSTWTLFIGTAIFTYEGIGLIIPIQESMKHPQKFPGVLAMVMVIITIIFLSAGAFSYAAYGSATKTVVILNMPQDDKFVNAVQFLYSLAILLSTPLQLFPAIRILENELFTRSGKYNPSIKWKKNCFRFFLVMICAFIAWGGAEDLDKFVSLVGSFACVPLIYVYPPLLHLKACAQSRRQQIADIALSVFGVLSCLYTTALTLNNWINGSDVKAPGYCDS; encoded by the exons ATGTCATCCTCCAGGATGTCTGACAACGGTGAGGGCTCATCCTCTCAGCGTAACCGTTCAGCGTCGCCGATCTCCACGTCCGCGATGCGCTCAGGATCACCTGCAGGAgatatttcttcttcttatagGCATGCCTCGATAGCCCGTCTAGCATCACCAATTCCTTCTCCCTCGAATTCCTATTCGTCAAGACAGGTACCGCTGCCGATTCAACCAACCGCAGCAACCAACCAAGACCTCCGGAAAGTCGACAATCCGTCATCCTTACCCGGCCCCGGACAATCCATGATTGCATCTGCGCTCCAGGACTACCTCGGCCGGTCTCCTTCTCCGAGAGCGGGTACCCCTCCGAGGCGGACTGCTTCGCCTGGCCTCCTGAACCAGCCTGTCAGGTCGAACTACGGTTCCTTCGATAACAAGGCTGGAAGAGAGGGTTCGATATATTCAGCTGGCCCATACGAGGATCCCGAAGTTGTCAAGAGACATTTGGTGCAACCCCAGAATGTGGTCGAAAATCGGGATATTCACTCTTCTGGGGGTGCCCAAAGTAACGCCGAGGATGAGTTCTCTAGTCTGCAACTCCAGGGTGGTGATATCACGAGACAGGTGTACAGATGGGCCGAGGACGCAGAAGCTGGAAGCTCATTACGGAAACCCCACCGCAGCAGGAGCTTCAGTCATGCTCGACCTGCACCTGAGGACGAAACCACGAACATCAACAGTATCCGTGTCCCAGGAGGTTTCAGAAGAGACTATCTAAGACGGGCAGTAGGCCCCAACCTCCCTGGAGATCTGGATGGCTCAGGTGCGcaggcttctgctgctcaGCCCCAGCTTCCAACAAGCAGCTTTCTGGAATTTCTGACTCTATACGGTCACTTTGCTGGTGAAGagcttgaagaggatgacgaggtcTTGGGTCCTGATGAGTACTTCTCATCGGATACTTatgatgaagcagaaggCAGAGAACCAGGTGAAGACTCAGCCCTTCTCAGGCCAGACACAGCTGGCCGAAGGAAGCGCAAGCCCCGCGGTGGGACGGGAACCAACACGCGGACCGGAGCAGCTTTGCTACTACTCAAGTCTTTCGTTGGTACAGGAGTCTTGTTCTTGCCGAGAGCTTTCTTGAATGGTGGCATGCTGTTCAGTAGCATGGTACTTCTTGGTGTATCACTACTCAGCTTTTACTGTTTCATCCTCCTGGTTAATACGCGGCTGAAGATTGATGGTTCTTTTGGTGACATTGGTGGTGCGCTCTATGGAAAGCATATGAGGCGCATCATTCTCGGCTCCATTGTGTTGAGTCAATTGGGCTTCGTCTCGGCATACATTGTTTTCACGGCCGAGAACCTACAAGCCTTTGTCCTGGCTGTCAGCAAATGCAAATCTTTTATTGACATCAAATTTatggtgctgctgcagctggtcatcttcctccctctttcatTGATCCGCGATATCAGCAAGCTCGGTTTCACTGCCCTCATTGCAGACCTGTTCATCATGATGGGGCTGGTTTACCTCTTCTATTACGATTTCTTGACTATCTCCAACCAAGGCGGTGTTTCGGATATCATATCCttcaatccatccacctgGACACTTTTCATCGGCACGGCTATTTTCACATATGAAGGCATTGGTCTGATTATTCCCATTCAGGAATCAATGAAGCACCCGCAAAAATTCCCCGGTGTCCTCGCAATGGTGATGGTCATAATCACGATCATCTTTCTCAGCGCTGGTGCGTTCAGCTATGCGGCATATGGTTCCGCAACGAAGACGGTAGTCATCCTCAACATGCCTCAGGATGACAAGTTTGTAAATGCTGTGCAATTCCTGTATTCTCTGGCGATTCTTCTCAGTACCCCACTGCAGCTCTTCCCGGCCATTCGAATCTTGGAGAACGAGCTTTTCACTCGGAGCGGAAAGTACAACCCCAGTAtcaagtggaagaagaattgCTTCCGTTTCTTCCTTGTCATGATCTGTGCATTTATTGCTTGGGGCGGAGCAGAAGACTTGGACAAGTTTGTTTCGCTTGTCGGAAGTTTCGCCTGTGTCCCCCTGATTTACGTATACCCG CCTCTACTGCATCTCAAGGCCTGTGCCCAATCGAGACGACAGCAGATTGCCGATATCGCACTCTCCGTTTTCGGAGTCCTCAGCTGTTTGTATACGACCGCCCTGACGCTCAACAACTGGATCAACGGGTCGGACGTCAAAGCCCCCGGCTACTGTGACTCATAG
- a CDS encoding putative cation chloride cotransporter (COG:P;~EggNog:ENOG410PGPN;~InterPro:IPR004841,IPR018491;~PFAM:PF13520,PF00324;~TransMembrane:11 (i135-156o168-191i203-226o264-285i292-310o356-377i389-411o431-459i480-497o503-524i544-577o);~go_component: GO:0016020 - membrane [Evidence IEA];~go_function: GO:0022857 - transmembrane transporter activity [Evidence IEA];~go_process: GO:0006811 - ion transport [Evidence IEA];~go_process: GO:0055085 - transmembrane transport [Evidence IEA]) — MTDGRADSASESLSRRRPNFSTRAAEEDVSRLDPSESANASPEESSKFLHGRMNSSSHSHEPPHFHHRSSESRQQSQQNVIDNVARWWSGQGSDGKHELPRERLNANRSPPGPFREGQKERDSQKDRTLDNPDKLGTFSGVFVPTTLNVLSILMFLRFGFILGQAGLLGMLGLLVASYTINLVTTMSLSAIATNGTVRGGGAYYLISRSLGPEFGGSIGIVFYLGYVLNTGMNAVGLVDCFTQNFGSESGTWGNFLREGFWWQYLWGTVILIMCTAICLAGSSIFSRASNGLLIILLIATFSIPVSAVFMKPFSIPKVGVEFTGLRLQTLLENLKPKLTKGAAGSQIRGRENFQDLFGILFPATGGIFAGASMSGDLKNPSRSIPKGTLCGLVLTFITYAIVILAMAASITRESFYKNANVVQVANLSGSIILMGEFATSFFSALMGVIGSAKLLQAVARDGLLPGLSFFGKGTRKTDEPVNAIIVTYMVAQLTMLFDINQIASFVTMTYLMTFLVTNLACFLLKIGSAPNFRPSFHYFNWKTAATGTLVCGASMFFVDGIYATGCVGVLMMLFLLIHYTSPPKSWGDVSQSLIYHQVRKYLLRLRQEHVKFWRPQILLFVNDLSEQSKMISFCNSLKKGGLFVLGHVLVTDDFTTAVPEARRQQTAWTKFVENSRVKAFVNITVSPTAEWGVRNVTLSAGLGGMRPNIVVIDQFREGKSLVERPSLSGRRESGGRRISRELVPVISEDGSQEPPMSTKTYVTILEDLLFKLRMNVAVAKGFEDLELPGPHGQHRKKYIDLWPIQMSAELGADSESKKNVLTTNFDTYTLILQLGCILNTVPSWKKTYKLRVAVFVEYETDVEDERGRVEALLEKLRIEAEVLVFWLACGDLKTYRIIVNGDISPETEDAEPRVHEALRNEEWWQDIQKSRSEHEAQQRAEVGAIRRADERIPSWPMQSPESAHKPLQPLAGGLRKLVESSKRRRSISSFRGLGSVSLGMQTHRLLDAFVDYDSSESSTGESSDEGEFPPYLDEEDDEEENGQEAEHRIQSPQSEPAGSSKAKQKVTEEVAPDQAVPSIIMTCDDGTSPKTQSSPSRPNFNRSPSSSRFSSSPIPEARVNTEEGAGPSIMFAPSASPPRTSNRIESIYTRRSSSGPSVPKTASGYPRQASVPLSFNDLPSRAQHLILNELMNQHSEDTAVLFTTLPSPSEGTAQSEAASASYLSDLTVFWQGLPPCLLVHSNSMTVTMNL, encoded by the exons ATGACTGACGGACGGGCTGACAGTGCCTCGGAGTCTCTGTCCCGAAGGAGACCCAATTTCTCCACGCGGGCGGCTGAAGAAGACGTTTCTAGGTTGGATCCGAGCGAATCTGCCAATGCATCTCCCGAAGAAAGTAGCAAGTTCCTCCACGGGAGGATGAATTCCTCCTCACATTCGCACGAGCCTCCGCACTTCCATCACCGCTCATCCGAAAGCCGACAACAATCCCAACAGAACGTCATAGATAATGTTGCTCGTTGGTGGAGTGGGCAGGGGAGCGACGGGAAGCATGAACTCCCAAGGGAGAGATTAAATGCCAATCGCTCGCCCCCTGGGCCCTTCAGAGAGGGTcagaaggagagagatagCCAGAAAGACCGTACGCTTGACAATCCTGATAAGCTGGGGACATTTTCTGGCGTCTTTGTGCCGACCACCTTGAACGTCCTTAGTATCCTGATGTTCCTTCGCTTTGGCTTCATCCTTGGCCAAGCTGGGTTATTAGGGATGTTAG GTTTACTGGTCGCTTCGTACACGATCAATCTCGTAACGACTATGTCTCTATCCGCCATTGCAACCAACGGAACAGTACGAGGAGGTGGAGCATACTATCTTATATCTCGATCGCTAGGTCCTGAGTTTGGTGGATCTATAGGAATAGTGTTCTACCTGGGTTATGTGTTGAATACCGGTATGAATGCCGTCGGTCTTGTTGACTGTTTCACACAGAACTTCGGGTCTGAGTCTGGTACTTGGGGCAATTTCCTTAGAGAAGGCTTCTGGTGGCAATACCTCTGGGGAActgtcatcctcatcatgtgTACCGCGATATGCTTAGCGGGCAGCTCTATATTCTCCAGAGCTAGCAACGGGTTGCTTatcattctcctcatcgCGACTTTCAGCATACCAGTCTCTGCCGTATTCATGAAGCCATTCAGCATCCCAAAGGTTGGGGTAGAATTCACAGGACTGCGGCTTCAGACGCTGCTAGAAAATCTCAAACCCAAGCTTACCAAAGGCGCTGCTGGCAGCCAAATACGTGGAAGGGAGAATTTCCAGGACCTATTCGGGATTTTGTTCCCTGCTACGGGTGGTATATTCGC CGGCGCGAGCATGTCTGGTGACCTTAAGAACCCGAGCAGATCGATTCCCAAGGGAACTCTGTGTGGGCTAGTCTTGACATTCATCACCTATGCTATTGTAATTCTTGCCATGGCTGCTTCGATCACCCGGGAATCATTCTACAAAAATGCCAACGTTGTTCAAGTG GCAAATCTTTCCGGGTCAATTATACTCATGGGGGAATTCGCGACAAGTTTTTTCTCTGCTCTCATGGGAGTGATTGGCTCAGCAAAACTGCTCCAGGCGGTTGCGCGCGACGGATTGCTTCCTGGCCTAAGTTTCTTCGGCAAGGGTACCAGGAAGACTGATGAGCCCGTTAACGCAATCATCGTCACTTACATGGTTGCACAGCTCACTATGCTTTTTGACATTAATCAAATTGCATCCTTCGTTACGATGACCTATCTGATGACCTTTCTGGTGACGAACCTCGCCTGTTTCCTCCTAAAGATCGGGTCTGCTCCCAACTTTCGTCCGTCTTTTCACTACTTCAACTGGAAAACCGCAGCGACAGGCACCTTGGTATGCGGAGCAAGCATGTTCTTCGTTGACGGGATCTATGCCACAGGCTGCGTAGGTGTACTGATGATGCTATTCCTGCTAATTCACTACACCTCGCCTCCTAAGTCTTGGGGTGATGTCAGCCAGAGTCTGATCTATCATCAAGTGCGAAAATATCTGCTTCGGCTTCGCCAGGAGCATGTTAAGTTCTGGCGGCCTCAGATTCTGTTGTTCGTCAACGATCTCAGCGAGCAGTCTAAGATGATCTCATTTTGTAACTCTCTGAAGAAAGGAGGGTTGTTTGTGCTGGGCCATGTGCTCGTGACAGATGATTTCACCACCGCTGTGCCAGAGGCACGACGGCAGCAGACTGCATGGACCAAGTTCGTTGAGAACTCCCGAGTGAAGGCCTTTGTCAATATTACAGTCTCTCCCACTGCTGAATGGGGTGTCCGTAATGTCACACTAAGTGCTGGACTGGGAGGTATGAGACCAAACATAGTCGTGATTGATCAATTCCGCGAAGGCAAATCCTTGGTTGAGAGACCATCCCTCTCAGGTCGGAGGGAATCGGGTGGAAGACGCATATCTCGCGAACTGGTGCCTGTGATATCGGAAGACGGTTCGCAGGAGCCACCGATGTCAACCAAGACATATGTGACCATCCTAGAAGATCTGCTCTTCAAGCTGCGTATGAATGTTGCTGTGGCGAAGGGATTTGAGGATCTCGAGCTTCCTGGACCACACGGACAGCACAGAAAGAAGTACATTGACCTCTGGCCGATACAGATGAGCGCAGAGCTCGGTGCAGACAGTGAAAGCAAGAAGAATGTTCTAACCACTAACTTTGACACCTACACCCTCATCTTACAATTAGGGTGTATCCTCAACACTGTACCGTCGTGGAAAAAGACGTACAAGCTTCGAGTGGCTGTTTTCGTTGAGTACGAAACCGACGTTGAGGACGAGAGGGGAAGGGTCGAAGCGCTTCTCGAGAAGCTAAGGATAGAGGCCGAGGTCTTGGTTTTCTGGCTGGCATGCGGTGATCTTAAAACCTACCGTATCATCGTGAACGGCGACATCTCACCGGAGACCGAGGATGCGGAGCCCCGAGTCCATGAAGCTTTACGGAACGAAGAATGGTGGCAGGATATACAGAAATCTAGGAGTGAGCATGAAGCTCAGCAGCGAGCTGAAGTGGGTGCTATCAGAAGGGCAGACGAGCGGATTCCTAGTTGGCCCATGCAAAGCCCCGAAAGTGCTCACAAGCCACTACAACCTTTAGCCGGTGGGCTGAGGAAATTGGTGGAGTCATCCAAGCGCCGGCGATCAATTTCGAGCTTCAGAGGGCTTGGAAGTGTCAGCTTAGGCATGCAAACCCATCGCTTGCTGGATGCTTTCGTTGACTACGACAGCAGCGAGAGCAGCACAGGTGAGAGCAGTGACGAAGGGGAGTTTCCGCCTTacctggatgaggaagacgacgaagaagaaaacggCCAGGAAGCCGAACACAGGATCCAGAGTCCTCAATCAGAACCGGCAGGATCTTCTAAGGCAAAACAGAAGGTTACCGAAGAGGTTGCACCGGATCAGGCAGTTCCGTCAATCATTATGACATGCGACGATGGGACATCCCCCAAGACCCAGTCAAGTCCATCCCGGCCAAATTTCAACCGGTCGCCGTCCAGCAGCCGATTCAGCTCATCGCCAATCCCTGAAGCTCGTGTCAACACAGAAGAGGGTGCGGGCCCTTCAATCATGTTCGCTCCTAGTGCATCTCCTCCACGCACATCTAACCGGATTGAATCCATTTACACACGACGCTCTTCTTCAGGGCCATCTGTCCCCAAAACCGCGTCTGGATATCCAAGGCAGGCATCAGTTCCCTTATCATTCAATGATCTCCCTAGTCGGGCACAGCACTTGATCTTGAATGAACTGATGAACCAGCACAGCGAAGATACAGCTGTCCTATTTACAACTTTGCCATCGCCGTCCGAAGGCACTGCACAGAGCGAGGCAGCAAGTGCCTCGTACCTAAGCGACTTGACAGTCTTCTGGCAAGGATTGCCGCCGTGTCTGCTGGTCCATAGCAACAGCATGACTGTGACGATGAATCTCTAG
- a CDS encoding 3-hydroxyacyl-CoA dehydrogenase family protein (COG:I;~EggNog:ENOG410Q20Y;~InterPro:IPR006176,IPR022694,IPR006108,IPR036291, IPR008927,IPR013328;~PFAM:PF02737,PF00725;~go_function: GO:0003857 - 3-hydroxyacyl-CoA dehydrogenase activity [Evidence IEA];~go_function: GO:0016491 - oxidoreductase activity [Evidence IEA];~go_function: GO:0070403 - NAD+ binding [Evidence IEA];~go_process: GO:0006631 - fatty acid metabolic process [Evidence IEA];~go_process: GO:0055114 - oxidation-reduction process [Evidence IEA]) encodes MSKILNAVTLLGAGTQGSRLAFMWSRQGRPVYLVDKSPAQLNQALATIQRLRASEPAGKDGKISSLTVDNLDPALRDSWLAIECVPEDLEYKRSVMLDLDSRSHSQTIIASNSSSYSISDICHGLSLKADDRFVNLHSFWPPETPAIEIMGSSKTRPDIIPLLMKETHDHGFQPFHVRKSSTGYTFNRIWAAIKRETLLVLEEGIATPEEVDQIYKCVLNTPRGPCELMDIAGLDVILAVEEHYAKVRMGIPNAPRKYLREMIERGDLGVKSGNGFFKYST; translated from the exons ATGTCCAAAATTCTCAACGCTGTCACTCTGCTCGGAGCAGGCACTCAAGGCTCGCGCCTTGCTTTCATG TGGTCTCGCCAAGGGAGACCAGTCTACCTTGTCGACAAAAGCCCTGCCCAGCTAAATCAGGCATTAGCTACCATACAACGGCTAAGAGCCTCCGAACCAGCTGGGAAGGATGGCAAAATATCCAGTCTCACTGTTGACAATCTGGACCCAGCGCTCCGCGACTCCTGGCTCGCTATTGAG TGTGTCCCAGAGGACCTGGAATACAAGCGGTCCGTGATGCTGGACCTCGATAGTAGATCGCACTCCCAAACAATCATCGCGTCAAACTCGAGCAGTTACTCCATCTCGGACATTTGTCATGGACTATCCCTCAAAGCAGATGATCGTTTCGTCAACCTGCATTCCT TCTGGCCACCCGAGACACCAG CGATCGAAATCATGGGCTCCAGCAAAACCAGACCCGacatcatccctctccttATGAAGGAAACCCATGACCATGGATTCCAACCCTTCCACGTCCGCAAGTCCTCAACAGGCTACACATTCAACCG CATCTGGGCCGCCATCAAGCGAGAGACACTCCTGGTCTTAGAAGAGGGCATTGCGACACCCGAGGAGGTTGACCAAATCTACAAGTGTGTGCTTAACACGCCCCGAGGGCCCTGTGAGCTAATGGATATTGCTGGATTGGATGTGATTCTTGCCGTCGAGGAACATTACGCCAaagtgaggatggggatccCTAATGCGCCGCGCAAATACCTACGAGAGATGATCGAACGGGGTGACCTGGGTGTCAAATCCGGCAATGGCTTCTTCAAATATAGTACTTGA
- the erg12 gene encoding mevalonate kinase (COG:I;~EggNog:ENOG410PIG8;~InterPro:IPR013750,IPR006203,IPR006204,IPR006205, IPR036554,IPR020568,IPR014721;~PFAM:PF00288,PF08544;~go_component: GO:0005737 - cytoplasm [Evidence IEA];~go_function: GO:0004496 - mevalonate kinase activity [Evidence IEA];~go_function: GO:0005524 - ATP binding [Evidence IEA];~go_process: GO:0008299 - isoprenoid biosynthetic process [Evidence IEA]): MHHGRVRRKNGSLRASKAGQRRNMSHLIPDHAPPPQSKTVTVSDDSPDTSDAASNTSATTVITNTSSIPATSPTNGVDSVKRAMARKASSPMAPPFMVSAPGKVIVFGEHAVVHGKAAMAAAISLRSYFLVTTLSKSQRTITLNLRDMDFNHTWNIDDLPWDLFKQPSKKKYYYDLVTSLDQELYDSLKPCVEDISPKASEEIRKKHKGSALAFLYLFCSLGSPQHPGAIYTLRSTIPMGAGLGSSASVCTCFSAALLLQIRTLAGPHDDQPPDEAELQIERINRWAFVGELCIHGNPSGVDNTVSTGGKAVIFRREDYSKPPKVIPLPNFPELPLLLVDTRQSRSTAVEVAKVGKLKKEHPVVTESILDAIDKVTVSAQDAIQGVDGDSIDKETLEHIGTLVRVNHGFLVSLGVSHPRLERIRELVDFANIGWTKLTGAGGGGCAITLLRPDASADALRELEGKLAAENFSKYETTLGGDGIGVLWPAVLHNGTNEEGGEEIDQQKFENADGPEGIERLVGVGVQERREGWKFWKRAV, encoded by the coding sequence ATGCACCACGGGCGAGTACGTCGCAAGAACGGCAGTCTTAGAGCCTCCAAAGCTGGCCAGCGTCGCAATATGTCCCATTTGATACCCGATCATGCCCCTCCACCTCAGTCCAAAACCGTCACCGTTAGCGACGATAGTCCTGATACCTCCGACGCCGCTTCGAACACTTCAGCGACCACCGTTATCACCAACACCTCTAGCATCCCTGCCACCTCTCCCACCAACGGGGTCGATTCCGTGAAAAGAGCCATGGCCCGCAAGGCTTCGTCGCCGATGGCGCCCCCTTTCATGGTGTCCGCGCCGGGCAAGgtcatcgtcttcggtgAACATGCCGTCGTGCACGGCAAGGCTGCCATGGCCGCCGCAATTTCTCTTCGCTCCTACTTTCTCGTAACCACCCTGTCCAAATCGCAGCGCACTATCACCTTAAATCTCAGGGACATGGATTTCAACCACACCTGGAACATTGACGATCTGCCCTGGGACCTCTTCAAACAGccctccaagaagaaataCTATTACGACCTAGTGACCAGCCTCGACCAAGAACTGTACGACTCTCTAAAACCATGCGTTGAAGACATATCGCCCAAGGCATCCGAGGAAATACGGAAGAAGCACAAAGGGTCGGCGCTGGCGTTTTTGTACCTATTCTGCTCCTTGGGCTCACCCCAGCACCCAGGAGCTATATATACTTTGCGCTCAACTATCCCCATGGGTGCAGGTCTTGGAAGCAGCGCCAGTGTCTGCACTTGTTTTAGTGCTGCGTTGCTACTTCAGATCCGTACTCTAGCAGGCCCCCATGATGACCAGCCCCCGGATGAAGCGGAGTTACAGATCGAGCGTATCAACCGGTGGGCTTTTGTCGGAGAATTATGTATACACGGAAACCCAAGTGGTGTGGACAACACGGTTTCCACCGGCGGAAAGGCCGTGATTTTCAGGAGAGAGGACTACTCGAAGCCCCCCAAAGTCATACCGCTACCGAACTTCCCGGAATTGCCGCTCCTGCTCGTTGACACACGACAGAGCCGCTCGACGGCGGTTGAAGTTGCCAAAGTTGGGAAGCTCAAGAAGGAACATCCAGTCGTCACCGAATCGATCCTCGATGCCATCGACAAGGTCACTGTGTCTGCGCAAGATGCGATCCAGGGGGTGGATGGCGATAGTATCGACAAGGAGACTCTCGAACATATCGGAACGCTGGTTCGTGTCAATCACGGTTTCCTAGTGTCCCTGGGGGTATCCCATCCACGACTGGAGCGAATCCGGGAACTGGTCGACTTTGCCAATATCGGTTGGACAAAGTTGACCGGTGCAGGCGGCGGTGGTTGTGCAATCACACTCCTGCGCCCAGATGCTAGCGCGGACGCGCTCCGTGAGCTGGAGGGCAAGCTTGCTGCAGAGAATTTCTCAAAGTATGAGACAACCTTGGGTGGAGACGGTATTGGAGTCCTCTGGCCAGCGGTGCTACACAACGGCACCAACGAAGAGGGCGGCGAAGAGATCGACCAGCAGAAGTTTGAGAACGCCGACGGACCCGAAGGCATTGAGCGTCTTGTTGGCGTCGGCGTTCAAGAACGCCGGGAAGGCTGGAAGTTCTGGAAACGAGCTGTCTGA